One part of the Aliivibrio fischeri ATCC 7744 = JCM 18803 = DSM 507 genome encodes these proteins:
- a CDS encoding LuxR C-terminal-related transcriptional regulator, producing the protein MSIYYLSSDPTLYSSLLIDLLEKSSGQAIVSLNCDELVNKGKVDDDILVILDIKKQTDKKYKNYIDTINRNKLKVREILFNITDENIKKNIMKYPNVVGVFYEKDNMDVISYGVKKIIEGEMWLSRKIINELIFAYREKQSAILSTSISLTTRESEILRLLASGASNVDIANSLFVSENTVKTHLYNVFKKLNVKNRLQAMMWAKGYDFEGNNR; encoded by the coding sequence ATGAGTATCTATTATTTATCGTCAGATCCAACATTGTATTCATCTTTACTTATTGATTTATTAGAGAAATCTTCAGGTCAGGCGATTGTTTCTCTTAATTGTGATGAATTAGTAAATAAAGGGAAAGTAGATGATGACATTCTAGTTATCTTAGATATAAAAAAACAAACAGATAAAAAGTATAAAAATTACATAGATACAATTAATCGAAATAAATTAAAGGTAAGAGAAATACTTTTTAATATAACTGATGAGAATATAAAAAAAAACATAATGAAATATCCGAATGTTGTAGGGGTGTTTTATGAGAAAGATAATATGGATGTTATATCTTATGGAGTAAAGAAAATAATAGAAGGAGAGATGTGGCTTAGTCGTAAAATAATTAATGAATTAATATTTGCATATAGAGAGAAACAGAGTGCGATATTATCAACATCTATTTCATTAACGACAAGAGAAAGTGAAATATTAAGATTATTAGCATCCGGCGCTTCAAATGTAGATATCGCTAATTCATTGTTTGTAAGTGAAAATACAGTTAAGACACACTTATATAATGTCTTTAAAAAATTAAATGTAAAAAATAGATTACAAGCGATGATGTGGGCGAAAGGATATGACTTTGAAGGAAATAATCGATGA
- the hemE gene encoding uroporphyrinogen decarboxylase has product MTELKNDRYLRALLKQPVDYTPVWMMRQAGRYLPEYKATRAEAGDFMSLCKNAELASEVTLQPLRRFPLDAAILFSDILTIPDAMGLGLYFETGEGPKFERPITCKADVDKIGLPDPEGELQYVMNAVRQIRKDLKGEVPLIGFSGSPWTLATYMVEGGSSKAFTKIKKMMYAEPATLHLLLDKLADSVIEYLNAQIKAGAQSVMVFDTWGGVLTPRDYNEFSLRYMHKIVDGLIRENEGRRVPVTLFTKNGGMWLESIAATGCDAVGLDWTINIADAKARIGDKVALQGNMDPSILYAQPERIRQEVGTILEGFGDTGTGHVFNLGHGIHLDVPPENAGVFVDAVHDLSKPYHK; this is encoded by the coding sequence ATGACAGAACTAAAAAATGACCGTTATTTACGTGCATTATTAAAACAACCAGTAGATTACACACCAGTTTGGATGATGCGCCAAGCGGGTCGTTACCTTCCAGAATACAAAGCTACGCGTGCAGAAGCCGGTGACTTTATGTCTTTGTGTAAAAATGCAGAGTTAGCATCAGAAGTAACTCTTCAACCTTTACGCCGTTTTCCCCTAGATGCTGCTATTTTATTCTCTGACATTTTAACTATCCCAGACGCTATGGGTCTTGGTCTGTACTTTGAAACAGGTGAAGGTCCTAAGTTTGAACGTCCAATTACTTGTAAAGCGGATGTTGATAAGATCGGTCTTCCTGATCCAGAAGGTGAACTGCAGTATGTGATGAATGCAGTTCGTCAGATCCGTAAAGATCTAAAAGGTGAAGTTCCACTAATTGGTTTCTCTGGTAGTCCGTGGACATTAGCAACTTACATGGTTGAAGGCGGCAGTTCAAAAGCATTCACTAAAATCAAAAAAATGATGTATGCAGAACCAGCAACACTTCATTTGTTATTAGATAAGTTAGCTGACAGTGTTATTGAGTATTTAAATGCTCAAATTAAAGCGGGTGCACAATCTGTAATGGTATTTGACACATGGGGTGGTGTATTAACTCCTCGTGACTATAACGAGTTCTCATTACGTTACATGCATAAAATTGTTGATGGTTTGATCCGTGAAAACGAAGGTCGCCGTGTACCAGTTACTTTATTCACTAAGAATGGTGGTATGTGGTTAGAGTCGATTGCAGCAACTGGTTGTGATGCAGTAGGCCTTGATTGGACTATTAATATTGCCGATGCAAAAGCTCGTATTGGTGATAAAGTTGCTCTGCAAGGAAACATGGATCCATCAATTCTGTATGCACAACCTGAGCGTATTCGCCAAGAAGTAGGAACCATCCTTGAAGGATTTGGTGATACTGGTACAGGGCATGTATTCAATCTAGGTCATGGTATTCACCTAGACGTCCCACCTGAAAATGCGGGTGTGTTTGTTGATGCAGTTCATGACTTATCTAAGCCGTATCATAAATAA
- a CDS encoding curli assembly protein CsgF, which yields MAIRNVLLMLSICIPVFVHASELVYTPVNPNFGGNPLNTSHLFGGANAINDYKGPQEDSLFEQESALDRLTSSLQSRLISQLLADVGNGNTGQLITDDFILNIVDDSGALLIQIVDKATGETSEIQVSGLTPD from the coding sequence ATGGCAATAAGGAATGTATTGCTAATGCTATCTATCTGTATACCTGTTTTTGTTCATGCAAGTGAATTGGTATATACACCTGTGAATCCTAATTTCGGAGGAAACCCTTTAAATACATCGCACCTATTTGGTGGCGCAAATGCAATTAATGATTATAAAGGACCTCAAGAAGATTCACTATTTGAACAAGAGTCAGCACTAGATCGTTTAACATCTAGTTTGCAATCTCGTTTGATCAGTCAATTACTTGCTGATGTTGGTAATGGTAATACTGGGCAATTAATTACAGACGATTTCATACTTAATATTGTTGATGATTCAGGGGCTCTATTGATTCAAATTGTTGATAAAGCAACAGGGGAAACATCAGAGATTCAGGTGAGTGGCTTAACTCCAGATTGA
- a CDS encoding curli production assembly/transport protein CsgE produces the protein MNIKYISIVFFTSFISFASDNKASLESKAPLENNSVNEVDDLIELDGLIIDRTLTRLGRDFYFSFSMKMNARYEDIDVNLTIKERPTALSGSIIGVYHFDKVIYRSALSPGQRQAEEKAEQALEAVNKYIVKWQTEKLFKDTFDLDYPEI, from the coding sequence ATGAATATTAAATATATTAGTATCGTTTTTTTTACATCTTTTATTTCTTTTGCTTCAGATAATAAAGCATCGTTAGAGTCTAAAGCTCCTTTGGAAAATAACAGCGTAAATGAAGTGGATGATTTAATTGAACTTGATGGGTTGATTATTGATCGTACATTGACTCGTTTGGGGCGAGATTTTTATTTTTCTTTTTCTATGAAAATGAACGCTAGATATGAAGATATAGATGTAAACCTAACAATAAAAGAAAGACCGACGGCATTATCTGGAAGCATTATAGGGGTTTATCATTTTGATAAGGTTATTTATAGAAGTGCTCTTTCTCCAGGTCAACGACAGGCTGAAGAGAAAGCAGAGCAGGCTTTAGAAGCCGTAAATAAATACATAGTTAAATGGCAAACAGAAAAGTTATTTAAAGATACATTTGATCTCGATTACCCTGAGATCTAA
- a CDS encoding CsgG/HfaB family protein: MKYSIYYLFILLLAGCSNSIDIPETSESPTLMQRGANYIDLISLPKPQGKIFVSVYDFRDQTGQYKPQPNSNFSTAVPQGGTALLTMALLDSEWFYPLERQGLQNLLTERKIIRAAQKKQESISNHGSTLPSLLSANVMIEGGIVAYDSNIKTGGAGARYLGIGGSGQYRADQVTVNIRAVDVRSGKILTSVTTSKTILSYEVSAGAFRFVDYKELLEVELGYTNNEPVNIALMSAIDSAVIHLIVKGVQQGLWRPANLDTRNNPIFKKYASETNQIL, translated from the coding sequence ATGAAATATTCAATTTATTATTTATTCATACTACTGTTAGCGGGTTGTTCAAATTCAATCGATATTCCTGAAACTTCTGAGTCTCCAACGTTAATGCAGCGAGGAGCAAATTATATTGATTTGATATCGCTACCTAAACCACAAGGAAAAATATTTGTTTCTGTCTATGATTTTAGAGATCAAACGGGACAATATAAGCCACAGCCTAACAGTAACTTTTCGACCGCTGTACCTCAAGGTGGAACGGCTCTTTTAACGATGGCTTTATTAGATTCTGAATGGTTTTATCCTTTAGAACGACAAGGATTACAAAATCTTTTGACTGAACGAAAAATTATTAGAGCGGCTCAAAAAAAGCAGGAATCGATTAGCAATCATGGCTCAACATTACCTTCATTATTGTCTGCTAACGTAATGATAGAAGGGGGTATTGTTGCTTATGATTCAAATATAAAAACCGGTGGTGCAGGAGCTCGTTATTTAGGAATTGGTGGTTCGGGTCAATATAGAGCAGATCAAGTTACTGTGAACATACGAGCGGTAGATGTAAGAAGTGGGAAAATACTGACAAGTGTGACTACAAGTAAAACGATCTTATCTTATGAAGTCTCTGCTGGTGCATTTCGTTTTGTTGATTACAAAGAGTTATTAGAGGTTGAACTAGGGTATACCAATAATGAGCCTGTAAATATTGCTTTGATGTCAGCGATTGATTCCGCTGTCATACACCTTATCGTGAAAGGTGTACAACAAGGGCTATGGCGACCTGCAAATTTAGATACTAGAAATAATCCGATATTTAAAAAATACGCCTCTGAAACCAATCAAATTTTATAA
- the nudC gene encoding NAD(+) diphosphatase, protein MLNQHTKAYWCVVNDSNIWLKDGKLPNGSAIEFNLPFEQAICIGNHNSEPVMWLNDELVNQELAYTGLRELLEYPQSDFLLFSKAIQYGFMAREFRFCPQCGGRTQLNHNQIAMQCNDCRKLHYPRIFPSIIVAVRRDDKILLAQHQRHKGGLFTVLAGFVEVGETLEMAVSREVFEETGIKIKNIRYVGSQPWAFPSSLMMGYMADYESGEIKVDRNELIKAGWYDKNSLPELAPKGTIARALIEATLSDIQQEKNTQTDEWV, encoded by the coding sequence ATGTTAAACCAACATACAAAAGCGTATTGGTGCGTAGTAAATGATTCAAACATTTGGTTGAAGGATGGAAAGCTTCCAAATGGTAGTGCAATTGAGTTTAACTTACCTTTTGAGCAAGCAATATGTATCGGTAATCATAATAGTGAACCAGTAATGTGGTTGAACGATGAATTAGTTAACCAAGAGCTAGCTTATACTGGTCTTAGAGAGTTATTAGAATACCCACAATCTGATTTTTTGTTGTTTAGTAAAGCCATTCAGTATGGGTTCATGGCAAGAGAATTTCGTTTTTGTCCACAATGTGGTGGCCGAACTCAACTCAACCATAATCAAATTGCGATGCAATGTAATGACTGTCGCAAACTCCATTACCCTAGAATATTCCCTTCTATTATTGTTGCTGTTCGTCGTGATGATAAGATTCTACTTGCTCAACACCAAAGGCATAAAGGTGGTTTGTTTACTGTTTTAGCGGGTTTTGTTGAAGTTGGTGAAACACTGGAGATGGCGGTTTCTCGTGAAGTATTTGAAGAGACGGGTATTAAAATAAAAAATATTCGTTATGTAGGAAGCCAACCTTGGGCCTTTCCATCGAGCCTTATGATGGGATATATGGCGGACTATGAGTCTGGTGAAATAAAAGTAGATAGAAATGAGCTCATTAAGGCGGGTTGGTATGATAAAAATTCGCTGCCGGAATTAGCGCCAAAAGGGACTATAGCAAGAGCATTAATTGAAGCAACGTTAAGTGATATTCAGCAAGAAAAAAACACCCAAACAGATGAATGGGTGTAA
- a CDS encoding Rsd/AlgQ family anti-sigma factor — translation MLTRLNQFQEQWGGNSDVIDHWLSTRQDLLVEYCKLAGLPPFDSSASSLPDFSSIQSFTQHLIDYISEGHFKIYNMVMAKWDATGFSPTEEMSQLYAHITKTTDPILNFTDKYSKDDEELLLSDFDNDFSTLGEIIEARFELEDGLIEQISSSLAHPPGA, via the coding sequence ATGCTTACTAGACTAAATCAATTCCAAGAACAATGGGGCGGCAATAGCGACGTTATTGACCATTGGCTATCAACTCGCCAAGATTTATTGGTTGAGTATTGCAAATTGGCCGGACTGCCACCTTTTGACTCATCTGCATCTTCTCTTCCTGATTTCTCTTCAATTCAATCATTTACACAGCATCTAATTGATTATATTTCAGAGGGTCATTTTAAAATTTACAACATGGTAATGGCCAAATGGGATGCGACAGGCTTTTCTCCTACTGAAGAGATGAGTCAACTTTATGCCCATATAACAAAAACAACCGATCCTATTCTTAACTTCACTGATAAATATTCTAAAGATGATGAGGAGTTATTATTGAGTGATTTCGACAATGATTTTTCAACGCTAGGTGAAATTATTGAAGCGAGGTTTGAGTTAGAGGATGGGTTAATCGAGCAAATTTCTAGCAGCTTGGCACACCCTCCAGGAGCTTAA
- a CDS encoding tellurite resistance TerB family protein, with protein sequence MKSPFLLEQSYNFIVIIKDKSNQESIMFKQLRTLLKKVIHEATESGASETASMHLAMASLLCEVSNADHQSDEREDTAKLQLLMKLLGLNEESAKLLLLEAMQKSKASTSLYEFTTKLRALMPEERYHLIEAMWQVAYADGVIEPMEEAVIRQVSELIYLDHLEFIRAKLAAAPKD encoded by the coding sequence ATGAAGTCTCCTTTTTTATTGGAACAGAGCTATAATTTTATTGTCATAATTAAAGATAAGAGCAATCAAGAGTCGATTATGTTTAAACAATTACGTACATTATTGAAGAAAGTGATTCATGAGGCGACAGAAAGCGGGGCGAGTGAAACCGCATCGATGCACTTAGCGATGGCCTCACTTTTGTGTGAAGTATCAAACGCGGATCATCAGAGTGATGAGAGAGAAGATACCGCAAAATTACAGTTACTAATGAAGCTTCTTGGCCTTAACGAAGAGTCAGCAAAATTATTGTTACTAGAAGCGATGCAAAAAAGTAAAGCGTCTACATCTTTGTATGAGTTTACAACGAAGTTAAGAGCGCTGATGCCCGAAGAGCGTTATCACTTAATAGAAGCAATGTGGCAAGTGGCCTACGCTGATGGCGTTATAGAGCCAATGGAAGAGGCTGTGATTCGTCAAGTATCAGAGTTAATTTATCTTGATCACTTAGAGTTTATTCGAGCTAAATTAGCGGCAGCACCTAAGGATTAA
- a CDS encoding minor curlin subunit CsgB, whose product MKILSVSYIYLLMGISGYSYANFDLGINEFNAPNELTELSELNTSNDNNAIIELTNATNSQVTIIQHNVNKTGSNKAKVKQTGYDNTAAVMQLGSNNVGLIAQNGTNNSATLKQLGLNHEGAILQEGNDNIAHLVQTGNGKQNVVNQTGDSNIAAAVNKNNGAGFSINQTGNQGIILVNGMDRFISIVN is encoded by the coding sequence ATGAAAATATTATCAGTAAGTTATATCTATTTATTAATGGGGATAAGTGGTTACAGTTATGCGAATTTTGATCTAGGTATTAATGAATTTAATGCTCCAAATGAATTAACGGAATTATCCGAATTAAATACGAGCAATGATAATAATGCAATTATTGAATTAACTAATGCAACAAATTCGCAAGTAACTATTATTCAACATAATGTAAATAAAACAGGAAGTAATAAAGCAAAAGTAAAACAAACTGGCTATGACAATACAGCAGCCGTCATGCAACTAGGTAGCAATAATGTAGGGTTAATTGCTCAAAATGGCACAAATAATTCAGCTACATTGAAACAGCTAGGATTAAACCATGAAGGTGCCATTTTACAAGAAGGTAATGACAACATAGCTCATTTAGTACAAACAGGTAACGGTAAACAAAACGTAGTAAACCAAACAGGTGATTCAAATATTGCAGCTGCAGTGAATAAAAATAATGGTGCAGGTTTTTCCATTAATCAAACTGGCAATCAAGGAATTATCTTAGTAAACGGAATGGATAGATTCATATCCATCGTAAATTAA
- a CDS encoding D-2-hydroxyacid dehydrogenase yields MNKLLIISKEKEKYLSLLEQADLPDLEICHDIRKAEILLADPPLVIDLLDQFKNLKWLQSTFAGIDSLIQPNLRTDYHLTNVRGIFGQQISEYVLGYSIQYFRHFKQYADQQKKKQWQPHTYSSLVNKCMVILGTGSIGSELAATVKQLGFIVYGINRSGIPPKDSPFDCIFHISEIENAFQYADVIVSTLPKTELTMDLLNSQTLKNCNGALLFNVGRGEVLENYGLLNALESGSISHAFLDVFAHEPLSQECPYWNHPNITITPHIAALSFPEQVFEQFYDNYLRWRDGFSLINSIDFTKGY; encoded by the coding sequence ATGAATAAATTACTTATCATTTCAAAAGAAAAAGAGAAATACCTCTCACTTTTAGAGCAAGCGGATCTCCCGGATCTTGAAATTTGTCACGATATTAGAAAAGCAGAGATCCTTCTTGCTGATCCACCACTAGTCATCGATCTCTTAGACCAATTCAAAAATCTAAAATGGTTACAGTCTACTTTTGCGGGTATTGACTCTCTAATCCAACCTAATTTAAGAACCGATTACCATTTAACCAATGTTCGTGGCATTTTCGGTCAACAAATATCAGAGTATGTTTTGGGTTACTCCATTCAATACTTTCGTCATTTCAAACAATATGCTGATCAGCAAAAAAAGAAACAATGGCAGCCCCATACATACTCTTCATTAGTCAATAAGTGCATGGTTATTTTAGGAACAGGCTCAATAGGAAGTGAGTTAGCCGCAACCGTTAAGCAACTTGGCTTTATCGTTTATGGTATTAACCGTTCAGGGATCCCTCCTAAAGATTCTCCCTTTGATTGTATATTCCATATTTCAGAAATTGAAAATGCTTTTCAATATGCAGATGTTATTGTAAGTACATTACCAAAGACGGAATTAACGATGGATTTACTAAATAGTCAAACCTTAAAAAACTGCAATGGTGCATTGCTATTTAATGTCGGACGAGGGGAAGTACTGGAAAATTACGGTTTACTAAACGCACTTGAGTCTGGATCTATTTCTCATGCATTTTTAGACGTATTTGCTCATGAACCACTATCTCAAGAATGTCCTTACTGGAATCACCCAAATATTACGATTACACCACATATTGCGGCACTCAGCTTTCCAGAGCAGGTGTTTGAACAATTCTACGACAACTACTTACGTTGGCGAGATGGGTTCTCTTTAATTAACTCCATAGACTTTACTAAGGGTTATTAA